From Xiphophorus hellerii strain 12219 chromosome 20, Xiphophorus_hellerii-4.1, whole genome shotgun sequence, the proteins below share one genomic window:
- the appl1 gene encoding DCC-interacting protein 13-alpha yields MPGIEKLPLEETLEDSPQTRSLLGVFEEDTAAISNYCTQLYQAMQRIYDAQNELSAATHLTSRLLKEYDKQRFPLGGDDEVMSSTLQQFAKVIDELSSCHAVLSTQLADAMMFPISQFKERDLKEILTLKEVFQIASNDHDTAINRYSRLSKRRDNDKVRAEVVEDVYTSRKKQHQTMLHYFCALNTLQYKKKTALLEPLLGYMQAQISFFKLGSENLTQQWEDFLGTIGTSVQNVRREMEEEVGQMQENIQQMERSCDPLYAPCDPDPAHSPVCRNLTRKQGYLYIRNKTGLVSSSWERQYFFTQGGNLMQQGRGEVAGGLVTDLDNCSVMAVDSDDRRFCFQVTSFDGKKVVTLQAESRKDCEEWIATINNISRRIYLSENAEELAAKVNQTALEAVTPSPSFQQRHESMRPSSKGRTGRTSSISSVGSEPSPALSVLSLDALVAPDTPIQFDIISPVTEEISGQNKTAAQPGRRSNPFGESGDKSAEDSEDSILHQLFIVRFLGSMEVKTAESADVISETMRQILAARAIHNIFRMTESHLLVTCDCLKLIDPQTQVTRLRFPLSSVVQCASHQDNKRLFGFVLQAAGGRGDSRVVCYIFESNNDGEKICDSIGLAKQIAFHSEMESKAVEKKKEQDKAKEKQQEELNKQKQIEKDLEEQSRLIAASSRPSNLPAPDGQFLVLSSSQSEESDVGEEGKKRGESEA; encoded by the exons cgTTTTCCTCTAGGGGGCGATGATGAGGTGATGAGCTCCACCCTGCAGCAGTTTGCTAAGGTCATTGATGAG CTGAGTTCCTGTCACGCTGTCCTGTCCACCCAGCTGGCCGACGCGATGATGTTCCCCATCTCTCAGTTCAAGGAGCGAGACCTGAAGG AGATCCTCACGCTGAAAGAAGTCTTCCAGATAGCCAGCAACG ATCATGACACGGCAATTAACAGATACAGCCGCCTGTCGAAGAGGAGGGACAATGACAAG GTTAGAGCGGAGGTAGTGGAGGACGTCTACACCTCACGCAAGAAGCAGCACCAGACGATGTTGCACTACTTCTGTGCCCTGAACACACTGCAGTACAAGAAGAAGACGGCTCTGCTGGAGCCACTACTGGGCTACATGCAGGCTcag ATCAGCTTCTTTAAGCTGGGCTCTGAAAACCTCACCCAGCAGTGGGAGGATTTCCTGGGAACAATAGGAACCAGCGTCCAGAA CGTGCGCCgggagatggaggaggaggtggggcagatgcaggaaaacatccagcagaTGGAAAGGTCATGTGACCCTCTGTATGCACCATGTGACCCTGACCCCGCCCACTCGCCCGTTTGTCGCAATTTAACCAGGAAGCAAGGCTACCTTTACATCCGCAA TAAGACGGGCCTTGTGTCATCGTCATGGGAACGTCAGTACTTCTTCACGCAGGGAGGGAACCTGATGCAGCAGGGCCGTGGCGAGGTGGCGGGCGGCCTGGTCACAGACCTCGATAACTGCTCCGTCATGGCCGTCGACTCGGACGACCGTAGATTCTGCTTTCAGGTCACCTCCTTCGACGGCAAAAA AGTCGTGACGCTGCAGGCGGAGAGCAGGAAGGACTGTGAGGAG TGGATCGCAACCATCAACAATATCTCCAGAAGGATCTACCTGAGCGAGAATGCAGAg GAGCTGGCAGCCAAAGTGAACCAAACCGCCCTGGAGGCGGTGACGCCATCACCGTCCTTCCAGCAGAGACACGAGAGCATGAGACCCAGCAG TAAGGGCCGAACGGGCCGAACGAGCAGCATCAGCTCAGTCGGTTCTGAGCCGTCGCCCGCTCTGTCTGTCCTCTCCTTGGACGCGCTGGTTGCTCCGGACACGCCCATCCAGTTTGACATCATCTCCCCGGTCACAGAGGAGATCTCGGGTCAGAACAAGACGGCGGCGCAGCCCGGCAG AAGGAGTAATCCGTTTGGAGAATCTGGAGATAAGTCAGCGGAGGACAGTGAAG ATTCGATCCTCCACCAGCTGTTCATCGTTCGGTTCCTCGGGTCGATGGAGGTGAAGACCGCCGAGTCAGCAGACGTCATATCGGAGACCATGAGGCAGATCTTAGCCGCCAGAGCCATCCACAACATCTTCAGGATGACCGAGTCTCACCTGCTGGTCACCTGCGACTGCCTCAA ACTCATTGATCCCCAGACACAGGTAACTCGACTCAGG TTCCCGCTGTCCAGCGTCGTCCAGTGTGCGTCCCACCAGGACAACAAGCGGCTGTTCGGCTTCGTCCTGCAGGCGGCCGGAGGCCGAGGCGACTCCCGGGTCGTCTGCTACATCTTTGAGTCCAACAACGATGGAgagaag ATCTGCGACAGCATCGGTCTGGCCAAGCAGATAGCGTTCCACTCAGAGATG gaaaGTAAAGcggtggagaagaagaaggagcaGGACAAGGCCAAAGAGAAACAGCAGGAGGAGCTCAACAAGCAAAAGCAGATAGAAAAG GATTTAGAGGAGCAGAGTCGCCTGATCGCCGCCTCAAGTCGCCCTTCTAACCTGCCCGCGCCTGATGGACAGTTCCTGGTGCtcagcagcagccaatcagaggagagcGACGTCGGGGAGGAGGGGAAGAAGCGGGGTGAGTCGGAAGCCTGA